One genomic window of Actinoplanes lobatus includes the following:
- a CDS encoding PIG-L deacetylase family protein: MTDSTLVLTAHPGDFVWRAGGAIALAASRGQRVVIGCMSFGERGESASLWRKGYTLQQVKDHRRAEAEQAAKVLGAEIRFFDADDYPLVETPRLLQGLIDLYREVQPSVVLTHAAADPYNGDHAFAHAIALKARILAQAPGVEGPGEVIGAPPVFSFEPHQPEQCGFLPNVLLDITAVWETKREAMRILAAQKHLHTYYTELGSRRGLQASRNSGPNLGLPNDTYAEAYMRLYPQVTQELS; encoded by the coding sequence ATGACCGATTCGACCCTGGTACTCACCGCCCACCCCGGCGATTTCGTCTGGCGTGCCGGCGGGGCGATCGCCCTGGCGGCGTCCCGCGGTCAGCGTGTGGTGATCGGCTGCATGAGCTTCGGCGAACGCGGCGAGTCGGCCTCGCTCTGGCGCAAGGGGTACACGTTGCAGCAGGTCAAGGACCACCGCCGGGCCGAGGCCGAACAGGCCGCGAAGGTGCTGGGCGCGGAGATCCGGTTCTTCGACGCCGACGACTACCCGCTCGTCGAGACGCCGCGGCTGCTCCAAGGGCTGATCGACCTGTACCGGGAGGTGCAGCCGTCGGTCGTGCTGACCCACGCGGCGGCCGACCCGTACAACGGCGACCACGCGTTCGCGCACGCCATCGCGCTCAAGGCCCGGATCCTGGCGCAGGCGCCGGGCGTCGAGGGACCGGGCGAGGTCATCGGGGCGCCGCCGGTGTTCAGCTTCGAGCCGCACCAGCCGGAGCAGTGCGGTTTCCTCCCGAACGTGCTGCTCGACATCACCGCGGTGTGGGAGACCAAGCGCGAGGCCATGCGGATTCTGGCCGCGCAGAAGCACCTGCACACCTACTACACCGAGCTGGGCAGCCGCCGCGGCCTCCAGGCGTCGCGCAACTCCGGGCCGAACCTGGGGCTGCCGAACGACACCTACGCCGAGGCCTACATGCGGCTCTACCCGCAGGTCACCCAGGAGTTGTCCTGA
- a CDS encoding GntR family transcriptional regulator, with the protein MPAAPVVAAVRDAVREGILQGEFTPGERLVETDLMSRFGATRFAVRAALAELCAEGLIEVPPRRGARVRKVSTHEAVEVTEIRMVVDGLVAARAAERITDQQAAELAETVALLRRAAETGAQRRYRDLEQHLHDLIRRIAAHRTADTVTETLRGRLLRHQFILSLLPARPEVSLDRHERIVTAILDRDPEAAEAAMRAQIAATITALRAMQHLESLP; encoded by the coding sequence GTGCCCGCAGCCCCGGTCGTCGCCGCCGTGCGGGACGCGGTGCGTGAGGGCATCCTCCAGGGCGAGTTCACCCCGGGGGAGCGCCTCGTGGAAACCGACCTGATGAGCCGCTTCGGCGCCACCCGGTTCGCGGTCCGCGCCGCACTGGCCGAACTCTGCGCCGAAGGACTGATCGAGGTGCCACCCCGCCGCGGCGCCCGGGTCCGCAAGGTCTCCACCCACGAGGCCGTCGAGGTCACCGAGATCCGCATGGTGGTGGACGGCCTCGTCGCGGCCCGCGCCGCCGAACGGATCACCGATCAGCAGGCCGCCGAACTGGCCGAGACCGTCGCCCTGCTGCGGCGGGCCGCCGAGACCGGCGCCCAGCGGCGCTACCGTGACCTGGAACAGCACCTGCACGACCTGATCCGCCGGATCGCCGCCCACCGCACCGCCGACACGGTCACCGAGACCCTGCGCGGCCGGCTCCTGCGGCACCAGTTCATCCTGTCCCTGCTACCCGCCCGCCCCGAGGTGTCCCTGGACCGGCACGAGCGCATCGTCACCGCGATCCTCGACCGCGACCCGGAGGCGGCCGAGGCCGCCATGCGGGCCCAGATCGCCGCCACGATCACGGCCCTACGGGCCATGCAGCACCTGGAGTCCCTCCCATGA
- a CDS encoding DUF1932 domain-containing protein, translated as MTGTVIAVLGLGEAGGLIAAGLVAAGATVQGYDPKVPPPAGVRAAGSDAEACAGASIVLSVNSAADAADALRDSLPSLAPGTIWADLNTATPGLKETLAALGGQTVRVVDVALMSPVPGRGLHTPMTASGPAAAEFATVLGEYGATVTVLDGPVGAAATRKLLRSVFYKGMAAAVTEALTAARAAGLEEWLRGNIREELIRSDAGTLDRLIDGSVKHAVRRREEMAAATELLEDLGVPPRIAPAARDILADLAEHRQPT; from the coding sequence ATGACGGGAACCGTCATCGCCGTCCTCGGCCTGGGTGAGGCGGGTGGTCTCATCGCGGCCGGCCTGGTCGCCGCGGGCGCCACCGTCCAGGGCTACGACCCGAAGGTCCCGCCCCCGGCCGGGGTGCGGGCCGCCGGCAGCGACGCCGAGGCGTGCGCCGGCGCGTCGATCGTGCTCAGCGTCAACAGCGCCGCCGACGCGGCGGACGCCCTACGCGACTCACTGCCGTCGCTGGCCCCCGGCACGATCTGGGCCGATCTCAACACCGCGACACCCGGCCTCAAGGAGACGCTCGCGGCGCTCGGCGGCCAGACGGTACGGGTGGTCGACGTCGCCCTGATGTCCCCGGTGCCCGGCCGTGGGCTGCACACCCCGATGACCGCCAGCGGCCCGGCCGCCGCCGAGTTCGCCACCGTGCTCGGCGAGTACGGCGCGACGGTCACCGTGCTGGACGGCCCGGTCGGTGCGGCCGCCACCCGCAAACTGCTGCGCAGCGTCTTCTACAAGGGCATGGCCGCCGCCGTCACCGAGGCCCTGACCGCCGCCCGGGCCGCCGGTCTGGAGGAGTGGCTGCGCGGCAACATCCGCGAGGAGCTGATCCGCAGCGACGCCGGCACCCTGGACCGCCTGATCGACGGCTCCGTCAAGCACGCGGTTCGCCGCCGCGAGGAGATGGCCGCCGCCACCGAGCTGCTCGAGGACCTGGGCGTGCCGCCCCGCATCGCCCCCGCCGCCCGCGACATCCTCGCCGACCTGGCCGAACACCGGCAACCCACCTGA
- a CDS encoding amidoligase family protein, protein MIPGLRRRIGFEIELMAPPGVSRRTLALDLAGRCGGSVRPVWHHDSEPSLVPGLGRFLHLTQGFEVRRPDGSPLCTLVDDITLTHGLDPRAPALPGWFRVLTDDTRLLRLLSARCDPGTTLPRVLEPAADLWGTTVERHGDIYRLNDAAGATIALASPAGGERERPCEIITPPLSADHHAELSFLLGAARGLGFTVPHEAAVHLHVDGGPFRSPAALANLIRLFAHWREPLRTLLATNPACRRLAPLPEPLVDVVAGAPTTAELRQAAQTGQITKFYDVNLTQVLTDAPPLRDTVEIRILPGAIDADEIVHRAALVELLLDRCLDPTPIPSGPATPDALLEMAAATLVQDQ, encoded by the coding sequence GTGATTCCCGGGCTGCGCCGGCGCATCGGCTTCGAGATCGAGCTGATGGCCCCACCCGGGGTCAGCCGGCGCACGCTCGCGCTGGACCTGGCCGGACGCTGCGGAGGCAGTGTCCGGCCGGTGTGGCACCACGACAGCGAGCCGTCCCTGGTTCCCGGCCTGGGACGGTTCCTGCACCTCACCCAGGGTTTCGAGGTGCGCCGGCCGGACGGTTCGCCGCTGTGCACGCTGGTCGACGACATCACCCTGACGCACGGGCTCGACCCCCGGGCGCCGGCCCTCCCCGGCTGGTTCCGGGTGCTGACCGACGACACCCGGCTGCTGCGCCTGCTCTCCGCCCGCTGCGATCCCGGGACCACCCTGCCCCGGGTGCTGGAGCCGGCGGCCGACCTGTGGGGCACCACGGTCGAACGGCACGGCGACATCTACCGCCTGAACGACGCGGCCGGCGCCACGATCGCCCTGGCCTCCCCCGCCGGCGGCGAACGGGAACGCCCCTGCGAGATCATCACCCCACCGCTGTCGGCGGACCATCACGCGGAGCTGTCGTTCCTGCTCGGGGCCGCCCGGGGGCTCGGTTTCACGGTCCCGCACGAGGCGGCCGTGCACCTGCACGTCGACGGCGGCCCGTTCCGCTCACCGGCGGCGCTGGCCAATCTGATCCGGCTGTTCGCGCACTGGCGGGAGCCGTTGCGGACGCTGCTGGCCACCAATCCGGCCTGCCGCCGTCTGGCCCCGCTGCCGGAGCCGCTGGTGGATGTCGTCGCCGGAGCGCCCACGACCGCCGAGCTACGCCAGGCAGCCCAAACCGGACAGATCACGAAATTTTATGATGTGAATCTGACGCAGGTGCTGACCGACGCCCCTCCCCTGCGCGACACCGTGGAGATCCGGATCCTCCCCGGCGCCATCGACGCGGACGAGATCGTGCACCGCGCCGCCCTGGTCGAGCTCCTGCTCGACCGCTGCCTCGACCCGACCCCGATCCCCTCGGGCCCGGCGACCCCCGACGCGCTCCTGGAGATGGCCGCGGCAACCCTAGTTCAAGATCAATAA
- a CDS encoding SigE family RNA polymerase sigma factor, translated as MTFEQFALARLPSLLRYAVVLTGDRDLAQDVVQEVLARAQTRWRRISDADSPEAYVRRMVLNEYLSWRRSWAVRHVHAAGERLIELDDARGGVRDHADGVVEADALWHRLAALGRKQRAVLVLRYYEQLDDDAIADLLGCTAATVRSHASRALRTLRLDQESDLRVPAEERS; from the coding sequence GTGACCTTCGAGCAGTTCGCGTTGGCCCGCCTGCCCAGCCTGCTGCGCTACGCGGTCGTCCTCACCGGCGACCGTGATCTCGCGCAGGACGTCGTTCAGGAGGTGCTGGCGCGGGCCCAGACCCGATGGCGGCGCATCAGCGACGCCGACTCCCCGGAGGCGTATGTCCGGCGCATGGTGCTCAACGAGTACCTGTCCTGGCGGCGCAGCTGGGCGGTCCGGCACGTGCACGCGGCCGGCGAGCGCCTGATCGAGCTGGACGACGCGCGCGGCGGTGTGCGCGACCACGCGGACGGCGTGGTCGAGGCCGACGCGCTGTGGCACCGGCTCGCCGCGCTCGGCCGCAAGCAACGGGCCGTGCTGGTGCTGCGCTACTACGAGCAGCTGGACGACGACGCGATCGCCGACCTGCTCGGATGCACGGCCGCCACGGTGCGCAGCCACGCGTCGAGGGCACTGAGAACCCTCCGGCTCGACCAGGAGTCGGACTTGCGAGTACCTGCCGAGGAGAGGTCGTGA
- a CDS encoding PadR family transcriptional regulator, translated as MTPRPWLHGFLDLCLLAMLRDQPDYGYGLAQRLAAAGVADIPGGTLYPALLRLEQQGLASPSWAPSGSGPRRKYYAITPAGLDTLNAQAEEWRGFRDGVDSLIGERVR; from the coding sequence ATGACCCCCCGGCCGTGGCTGCACGGTTTCCTCGATCTCTGCCTGCTCGCGATGCTGCGTGACCAGCCCGATTACGGGTACGGGCTGGCCCAGCGGCTGGCCGCGGCAGGCGTCGCCGACATTCCCGGCGGCACCCTCTACCCGGCGCTGCTGCGCCTGGAACAGCAGGGGCTGGCCTCACCGAGCTGGGCGCCGTCCGGCTCCGGGCCGCGCCGGAAGTACTACGCGATCACCCCGGCCGGGCTCGACACGCTCAACGCGCAGGCCGAGGAGTGGCGCGGCTTCCGCGACGGCGTCGACTCCCTGATCGGGGAGCGCGTTCGATGA